The following proteins are encoded in a genomic region of Mycobacterium sp. 155:
- a CDS encoding DUF2127 domain-containing protein, with translation MVNFALRSCGLRGHATFAPDEPDLRERLRADTPVGEAWRCLRCETFVVGPPRGHGPADTAPEVPRGRLLRDRTIMRLLAVERAVRAVVFVALAIGVLKVRATRSQLHDAFQKDIPLARPLADQIGWNLDDSRIIRTIDHAFSLSATTLLWIAVGLAVYALIELIEAVGLWLAERWGEYFAVIATSVFLPLEIYELTEKVTVVRLGAFLVNVAAVIWLLWSKRLFGINGGGAAYRAEHHTESLLSVERAGLAASEQHQ, from the coding sequence ATGGTGAATTTCGCGCTGCGGTCCTGTGGTTTACGGGGCCACGCCACGTTCGCCCCCGACGAACCCGACCTGCGCGAGCGGCTTCGGGCCGACACCCCGGTCGGGGAAGCGTGGCGCTGCCTGCGGTGTGAGACGTTTGTGGTCGGACCGCCGAGGGGGCACGGCCCGGCCGACACCGCTCCCGAAGTCCCGCGGGGACGGCTGTTGCGCGACCGGACGATCATGCGCCTGCTGGCCGTAGAGCGAGCGGTCCGCGCGGTGGTCTTCGTGGCGCTGGCGATTGGCGTGCTCAAGGTGCGCGCCACCCGCTCCCAGTTGCACGACGCGTTCCAGAAGGATATTCCGCTGGCCCGCCCGCTGGCCGACCAAATAGGTTGGAACCTGGACGATTCCAGGATCATCCGGACCATCGATCACGCGTTCTCGCTGTCGGCGACGACGCTGCTGTGGATCGCCGTCGGTCTGGCCGTCTATGCCTTGATCGAATTGATCGAAGCAGTCGGGTTGTGGCTTGCCGAACGCTGGGGTGAGTACTTCGCGGTGATCGCCACCAGCGTGTTCCTGCCGTTGGAGATCTACGAACTCACCGAGAAGGTGACCGTGGTTCGACTCGGCGCCTTCCTCGTCAACGTCGCGGCGGTGATCTGGCTGCTGTGGAGTAAACGGTTGTTCGGAATCAACGGCGGCGGTGCGGCATACCGGGCCGAGCATCACACCGAGAGCCTGCTCAGTGTCGAGCGTGCCGGTCTCGCAGCATCGGAGCAACACCAGTAA